In Nitrospirota bacterium, the genomic stretch CCAGCCCTGACTTGCGTCGTCGAAGCCGCCCGGGCGGATGGTCATGCGCACGCGCACCAGCGTGCCCTTGGGGATCAGGTCGAACGAGGACTGCTCGTTGGCATCGTTGAAATCGAAGTAGCTCATGGTCGTGGCTCCTTATTGCTGTACGGGTTCGGAAGGCGCGGGGCGCGCGAAGTCGAGGCGTTCGAGAGCGGGTCGGGCCGGGCCGGCGATCTTGGCCATCAGGCGGCCGAGGTGCGGCTCCTCGATCTGATCGAGGCGGCCGGAGCGGTCCTTGGCGGGGAAGCCCCAGGGGTTGAGCGTGTGGCAGACGAAGGCGCGGTAGGCGGTGCCGTCGTCGGCCTTGAGCTCGGCCAGCGTCGCCACCTCGTCGACAATGCCGGGCAGCTCGAGCCCGGTCTTGGAGCCGTCGATCTGCAGCTGGAAGACGCGGCGATTGAAGTCGTCGAGGCGCTCGTCGAGGATGCCGACGAACCACACGTTCTTGCCGCGGGTGTGCTGCAGGTGGGTGAGCCAGGCGATCATCTCCTGGCCCATCAGGCCGTAGGCCCCGCGGGTGTCCGGCTTGCCGGTCTTCTCGGAGAAGGCCTGCGGCTGGCCCTTGCACCACTGCAGGCACAGACGCCCTGCGACGGTGATCGAGTC encodes the following:
- a CDS encoding ATP-binding protein yields the protein MSLPIISADQRLAEKRGVKGVLVGKSGIGKTSQLWTLAPESTLFFDLEAGDLAVEGWAGDTIRPRTWQECRDFAVFIGGPNPALREDQPFSQAHFDAVCARFGDPTVLDRYDTVFVDSITVAGRLCLQWCKGQPQAFSEKTGKPDTRGAYGLMGQEMIAWLTHLQHTRGKNVWFVGILDERLDDFNRRVFQLQIDGSKTGLELPGIVDEVATLAELKADDGTAYRAFVCHTLNPWGFPAKDRSGRLDQIEEPHLGRLMAKIAGPARPALERLDFARPAPSEPVQQ